A window of Halomonas sp. H10-9-1 contains these coding sequences:
- a CDS encoding glycine zipper 2TM domain-containing protein, translating to MNKSIVVGTTLSVLGLGGLAFGAWQVQQPSGPRYAEIVGVQPVTRSVERPREVCEDVERVVNEQVPVEVPVQAPSGPAASRDPHRIVGSAAGALVGGLLGNQVGGGSGKKIATVAGAIGGALAGREVQERVEARQHAQAGGQVRYETRYETRERVVTEEQCRTVMETHQETHGYDVTYRLDGEELIHRLEEPPQAERLPVVDGEVQWRAGSGEASAEAITEA from the coding sequence ATGAACAAGTCGATTGTGGTAGGCACGACCCTGTCCGTGCTGGGCCTGGGCGGGCTGGCCTTCGGGGCCTGGCAGGTGCAGCAGCCGAGCGGTCCTCGCTACGCAGAGATCGTGGGGGTGCAGCCGGTGACCCGCAGCGTGGAGCGTCCCCGTGAGGTGTGCGAGGACGTGGAACGGGTGGTCAACGAGCAGGTGCCGGTGGAGGTACCAGTGCAGGCCCCCTCCGGGCCGGCGGCGAGCCGCGACCCGCACCGCATCGTCGGCAGCGCGGCGGGGGCCCTGGTGGGCGGCCTGCTGGGCAACCAGGTGGGCGGCGGCAGTGGCAAGAAGATCGCCACCGTGGCCGGCGCCATCGGCGGTGCCCTGGCCGGGCGCGAGGTGCAGGAGCGGGTCGAGGCGCGCCAGCATGCCCAGGCGGGCGGCCAGGTGCGCTACGAGACGCGTTACGAGACCCGCGAGCGGGTGGTCACCGAGGAGCAGTGCCGCACGGTCATGGAGACGCACCAGGAGACGCACGGCTATGACGTCACCTACCGCCTCGATGGCGAGGAGCTCATCCACCGCCTGGAGGAACCGCCCCAGGCCGAGCGCCTGCCGGTCGTCGACGGCGAGGTGCAGTGGCGGGCCGGGTCCGGGGAGGCGTCGGCCGAGGCCATCACCGAGGCATAA
- a CDS encoding IS1182 family transposase, whose amino-acid sequence MSRFIPVDRQTDYLLPPSVDEWLPDGHLARFVVDVVEQLDLSALTRRYAGRGHKAHHPAVLLSLLVYGYATGVVSSRKIERATYDSVAFRYLAANTHPDHDTLATFRRRFLPELEQLFVQVLLLAREMKLLKLGTIALDGTKLKANASKHKALSYGHAKKLEAQFRAEVKALTQRAESADKEDAADGMDIPAEIARREARLAAIAEAKAKIEARAEERDATEQAAYQEKVARRDAQRKAGKKPRGRDPEPPTGGPRDKDQINFTDPQSRIMPVTGKGFDQCYNAQAAVDTESLLVTHVHVTQATNDKQQVMPLLTAWQGYPETLGKPDHLLGDTGYFSTANIQACHDHGIEPLLAMKRDIHHLPVFERFAADPPAPESEDPVEHMAYRLKTQAGRALYALRKHTVEPVFGIIKHVMGFRQFSLRGLDKVSGEWRLATLAWNIKRMHRLAAG is encoded by the coding sequence ATGAGTCGCTTCATCCCCGTTGACCGCCAGACCGACTATCTCCTGCCGCCTTCGGTGGATGAGTGGCTGCCCGATGGCCACCTGGCACGGTTCGTGGTGGATGTTGTCGAGCAGCTGGACCTCTCGGCATTAACGCGGCGCTACGCCGGCCGCGGGCACAAGGCGCATCACCCGGCGGTACTGCTGAGCCTGCTGGTCTACGGCTACGCCACCGGGGTGGTCTCCAGCCGCAAGATCGAGCGCGCCACCTATGACTCGGTGGCGTTCCGTTACCTGGCCGCCAATACCCATCCCGACCATGACACGCTGGCCACCTTTCGCCGCCGCTTTCTGCCGGAACTGGAACAGTTGTTCGTGCAGGTGCTGTTGCTGGCCCGCGAGATGAAGCTGCTCAAGCTCGGCACCATCGCCCTGGACGGCACCAAGCTCAAGGCCAACGCCAGCAAGCACAAGGCGCTATCGTATGGCCACGCCAAGAAGCTGGAGGCGCAGTTCAGGGCTGAGGTGAAAGCGCTGACGCAGCGGGCCGAGTCGGCGGACAAGGAGGATGCGGCCGATGGCATGGATATCCCCGCCGAGATTGCCCGCCGTGAAGCACGCCTGGCGGCCATCGCCGAGGCGAAGGCCAAGATCGAGGCGCGTGCCGAGGAGCGGGACGCCACCGAGCAAGCCGCCTACCAGGAAAAGGTGGCGCGACGAGACGCACAGCGCAAGGCCGGCAAGAAGCCCCGTGGGCGTGATCCCGAACCGCCGACTGGCGGCCCGCGTGACAAGGACCAGATCAACTTCACCGACCCGCAGTCTCGCATCATGCCGGTCACCGGCAAGGGGTTTGATCAGTGCTACAACGCCCAGGCCGCCGTCGATACCGAGAGTCTGCTGGTGACCCATGTCCACGTCACTCAGGCGACCAACGACAAGCAGCAAGTCATGCCGTTACTGACGGCCTGGCAGGGTTACCCGGAGACGCTGGGCAAGCCTGACCACCTGCTGGGTGATACCGGCTACTTCAGTACCGCCAATATCCAGGCCTGCCATGACCATGGTATCGAACCGCTATTGGCGATGAAGCGTGACATCCATCACCTGCCGGTCTTCGAACGTTTCGCCGCGGACCCGCCCGCACCGGAGAGCGAGGATCCCGTCGAGCACATGGCGTACCGCTTGAAGACGCAGGCGGGCCGAGCGCTCTATGCGCTGCGCAAGCACACGGTGGAGCCGGTCTTCGGGATCATCAAACACGTGATGGGATTCCGGCAGTTCTCGCTACGCGGTCTGGATAAGGTCAGCGGTGAGTGGCGACTGGCCACCCTGGCATGGAATATCAAGCGGATGCATCGCTTGGCAGCAGGCTGA
- a CDS encoding glutamine synthetase family protein encodes MSPHPAAEARDFLARHPEIETVDLLISDLNGVLRGKRVARENLEKAYTQGINLPASVYALDILGNTIEETGLGLASGDADRVCRPLPGTLMPTPWRRQGRQAQLLMAMEEPDGTGFFAEPRRVLARQLARLAERGLTPVVAVEMEFYLVDRERDAAGGIQPPCSPATGERAHHSQLYSVGELDEYADFLGEVQAAAEAQGLPLDTMLKECAPGQFEITLKHGADVLAACDAAVLLKRLIKGVAQNHGVEATFMAKPYGLEAGNGTHVHISLLDAAGENVFADAEGDVLGSTTLKQAIAGLLALMPASVALFAPNLNSFRRFQPGLYVPMAPTWGFDNRSVAIRIPSGPNAARRLEHRVAGADANPYLLLAALLAGIEHGLSGELAPPPPITGNAYDQVATSLTNSWRQSLELLEASEPLGAALGGNFLGVFLANRRAERDQAMQHVSRLETDWYLRHV; translated from the coding sequence ATGTCGCCACACCCCGCCGCCGAGGCACGAGACTTCCTCGCCCGTCATCCCGAGATCGAGACCGTCGACCTGCTGATCAGCGACCTGAACGGCGTGCTGCGCGGCAAGCGGGTGGCGCGGGAGAACCTCGAGAAGGCCTACACCCAGGGCATCAACCTGCCCGCCTCGGTGTATGCCCTGGACATCCTCGGCAACACCATCGAGGAGACCGGGCTGGGGCTGGCCAGCGGTGACGCCGACCGGGTCTGCCGGCCGTTGCCCGGCACCCTGATGCCTACCCCCTGGCGCCGCCAGGGGCGTCAGGCCCAGCTGCTGATGGCCATGGAGGAGCCGGATGGGACGGGCTTCTTCGCCGAGCCGCGACGGGTGCTGGCGCGCCAGCTGGCGCGCCTGGCCGAGCGCGGCCTGACCCCGGTGGTCGCCGTGGAGATGGAGTTCTACCTGGTGGATCGCGAGCGCGATGCCGCCGGCGGCATCCAGCCGCCCTGCTCGCCCGCCACCGGCGAGCGGGCCCACCACAGCCAGCTCTATTCGGTCGGCGAGCTCGACGAGTACGCCGACTTCCTCGGCGAGGTGCAGGCGGCCGCCGAGGCCCAGGGGCTACCGCTGGACACCATGCTCAAGGAGTGTGCCCCGGGCCAGTTCGAGATCACCCTCAAGCATGGCGCGGACGTGCTGGCCGCCTGCGACGCGGCGGTGCTGCTCAAGCGGCTGATCAAGGGGGTGGCCCAGAACCACGGCGTCGAGGCCACCTTCATGGCCAAGCCCTACGGCCTGGAGGCGGGCAACGGCACCCATGTGCATATCAGCCTGCTGGACGCGGCCGGGGAGAACGTCTTCGCCGACGCCGAGGGCGACGTGCTGGGCAGCACGACGCTAAAGCAGGCCATCGCCGGCCTGCTGGCGCTGATGCCGGCGAGCGTGGCGCTGTTCGCGCCGAACCTCAACTCCTTCCGCCGCTTCCAGCCGGGGCTCTACGTGCCCATGGCCCCCACCTGGGGCTTCGACAACCGCTCGGTGGCGATCCGCATCCCCTCCGGCCCCAACGCGGCGCGGCGCCTGGAGCACCGGGTGGCCGGTGCCGACGCCAACCCCTACCTGCTGCTGGCCGCCCTACTGGCCGGCATCGAGCACGGGCTCTCCGGCGAGCTCGCGCCCCCGCCCCCGATCACCGGCAACGCCTACGACCAGGTCGCGACCAGCCTGACCAACAGCTGGCGCCAGTCACTGGAACTGCTCGAGGCGAGCGAGCCGCTCGGCGCGGCCCTGGGCGGCAACTTCCTCGGGGTCTTCCTGGCCAACCGCCGCGCCGAGCGTGACCAGGCGATGCAGCATGTCAGCCGCCTGGAGACCGACTGGTACCTGCGCCACGTCTAG
- a CDS encoding gamma-glutamyl-gamma-aminobutyrate hydrolase family protein, whose amino-acid sequence MSSRPLVGVIACRREVEGHPAHMVTDKYLAALREYGLAPVILPVWEDAVAGDLPAHLDGLLLTGSYTNMAPGRYGAERAPENTRDDRDRDAAALAWIPAALDLGLPLFGICRGFQELNVAFGGTLHQAVQTVPGLIDHREPEGERAEKYAPSHDLAIVPGGRLAALHPEPTSRVNSLHQQGIASLGPGLVAEAHAPDGLIEAISVRDAPGFALAVQWHPEWQPREHPLYDALFRAFAAACEARHAHRVQSPGALDHADA is encoded by the coding sequence ATGTCGTCCCGACCCCTGGTGGGCGTGATCGCCTGCCGTCGCGAGGTGGAGGGCCATCCGGCCCACATGGTCACCGACAAGTACCTGGCCGCGCTGCGCGAGTACGGCCTGGCGCCGGTGATCCTGCCGGTCTGGGAAGATGCCGTGGCCGGCGACCTGCCGGCCCACCTCGATGGCCTGCTGCTCACCGGCAGCTACACCAACATGGCGCCGGGACGCTACGGCGCCGAGCGGGCCCCGGAGAATACCCGCGACGACCGGGATCGGGATGCCGCCGCCCTGGCCTGGATTCCCGCCGCCCTCGACCTCGGCCTGCCGCTGTTCGGCATCTGTCGCGGCTTCCAGGAGCTCAACGTGGCCTTCGGCGGCACCCTGCACCAGGCGGTGCAGACGGTACCGGGGCTGATCGACCATCGCGAGCCCGAGGGCGAGCGGGCGGAGAAGTACGCCCCGAGCCACGACCTTGCCATCGTGCCCGGTGGGCGGCTGGCCGCGCTCCATCCCGAGCCCACCTCGCGGGTGAACTCGCTTCACCAGCAGGGCATCGCCAGCCTGGGGCCGGGCCTGGTCGCCGAGGCCCACGCCCCGGACGGGCTCATCGAGGCGATCTCGGTGCGCGATGCCCCGGGCTTCGCCCTGGCGGTGCAGTGGCACCCCGAGTGGCAGCCCCGCGAGCATCCTCTCTACGACGCCCTGTTCCGCGCCTTCGCCGCGGCCTGCGAGGCGCGCCACGCCCACCGTGTCCAGTCCCCGGGAGCCCTCGACCATGCAGACGCCTGA
- a CDS encoding aspartate aminotransferase family protein, giving the protein MQTPDYQRLDRAHHLHPFTDFKALGEEGSRIIERGEGVYIIDSEGNRILDGMAGLWCVNLGYGREELVEAAAAQMRQLPYYNNFFKTTHPPAVKLAETLCRLAPGHLNRVFFTGSGSEANDTVLRMVRRYWALKGQPEKQWVIGRENAYHGSTVAGMSLGGMAPMHEQGGPCVPGIAHVRQPYWFGEGRFGEERDRSPEAFGRECAAALEAKIRELGEENVAAFIAEPVQGAGGAIIPPASYWPAVKAVLEKYDILLVVDEVICGFGRLGEWFGSVHYDLEPDLMPIAKGLSSGYLPIGGVLVGDRVAETLIEEGGEFFHGFTYSGHPTCAAVALKNLELMEAEGVVERVRDDLGPYLAKRWRELAEHPLVGEARSLGLIGALELIDPASGQRFDKALGVGNLCRDLCFASGLVMRSVGDTMIISPPLVITHAEIDELVDKARAALDATLGRLAETTTDQQQEIPV; this is encoded by the coding sequence ATGCAGACGCCTGACTACCAGCGCCTCGACCGCGCCCACCATCTGCACCCCTTCACCGACTTCAAGGCCCTGGGCGAGGAGGGCAGTCGCATCATCGAGCGCGGCGAGGGGGTCTACATCATCGACTCCGAGGGCAACCGCATCCTCGACGGCATGGCCGGCCTGTGGTGCGTCAACCTCGGCTACGGCCGTGAGGAGCTGGTGGAGGCGGCCGCCGCCCAGATGCGTCAGCTCCCCTACTACAACAACTTCTTCAAGACCACCCATCCGCCGGCGGTGAAACTCGCCGAGACCCTCTGCCGCCTGGCGCCTGGTCACCTCAACCGCGTCTTCTTCACCGGCTCCGGCTCCGAGGCCAACGACACCGTGCTGCGCATGGTGCGCCGCTACTGGGCGCTCAAGGGGCAGCCCGAGAAGCAGTGGGTGATCGGCCGCGAGAACGCCTACCACGGCTCCACCGTGGCCGGCATGAGCCTGGGCGGCATGGCGCCAATGCACGAGCAGGGTGGCCCCTGTGTGCCCGGCATCGCCCATGTGCGCCAGCCCTACTGGTTTGGAGAGGGGCGGTTCGGCGAGGAGCGTGACCGGTCGCCCGAGGCCTTCGGCCGCGAGTGCGCCGCGGCACTGGAGGCGAAGATCCGCGAGCTCGGAGAGGAGAACGTGGCCGCCTTCATCGCCGAGCCGGTGCAGGGCGCTGGCGGGGCCATCATCCCCCCCGCAAGCTACTGGCCGGCGGTGAAGGCGGTGCTCGAGAAGTACGACATCCTGCTGGTGGTGGACGAGGTGATCTGCGGCTTCGGCCGGCTGGGGGAGTGGTTCGGCAGCGTCCACTACGACCTCGAGCCGGACCTGATGCCGATCGCCAAGGGGCTCTCCTCGGGCTACCTGCCCATCGGCGGGGTGCTGGTGGGCGATCGCGTCGCCGAGACCCTGATCGAGGAGGGCGGCGAGTTCTTCCACGGCTTCACCTACTCCGGCCATCCCACCTGCGCCGCCGTGGCGCTCAAGAACCTCGAGCTGATGGAGGCCGAGGGCGTGGTCGAGCGAGTGCGTGACGACCTGGGCCCCTACCTGGCGAAGCGCTGGCGGGAGCTGGCGGAGCATCCGCTGGTGGGGGAGGCGCGTTCGCTGGGGCTGATCGGGGCGCTTGAGCTGATCGACCCCGCCAGCGGCCAGCGCTTCGACAAGGCGCTCGGAGTGGGCAACCTGTGTCGCGATCTGTGCTTCGCTTCGGGGCTGGTGATGCGCTCGGTGGGCGATACCATGATCATCTCACCGCCCCTGGTGATCACCCATGCCGAGATCGACGAGCTGGTCGACAAGGCGCGCGCCGCGCTAGATGCTACCCTGGGCCGACTGGCCGAGACGACCACCGATCAGCAGCAGGAGATTCCCGTATGA
- the gatB gene encoding Asp-tRNA(Asn)/Glu-tRNA(Gln) amidotransferase subunit GatB: MQWETVIGLEVHVQLATHSKIFSGASTAFGAEPNTQACAVDLGLPGVLPVLNEQAVAMAVQFGLAIHAEIPEVSVFDRKNYFYPDLPKGYQTSQMYHPIVGPGEVEVTLDDGSSKRVRVHHAHLEEDAGKSLHESFSDGMGHAMTGIDLNRAGTPLLEIVSEPDMRSAKEAAAYLKAIHSIVTYLGISDGNMAEGSMRCDVNVSVRPVGQAEFGTRAEIKNVNSFRFVERAIEFEVERQIELIEDGGKVVQETRLYDPERDETRSMRTKEEANDYRYFPCPDLLPVVLDAAYVDHLRETLPELPDEKRARFQSALGLSAYDAGVLAASREMAEYFEAVKEACGDAKQAANWVQGELAGALNREGLAIQDSPVSAPQLGGLIARVMDDTISGKAAKQVFQALWNGQGANADEVIEAKGLKQVTDSGAIEAMIDRVIADSPAQVAQYRDAEPDKRGKMIGYFVGQVMKASHGTANPQQVNSLLKEKLDALC; this comes from the coding sequence ATGCAATGGGAAACCGTGATCGGCCTTGAGGTGCACGTCCAGCTCGCCACGCACTCGAAGATCTTCTCCGGTGCCTCCACCGCCTTCGGCGCCGAGCCCAACACCCAGGCCTGCGCCGTGGACCTGGGCCTGCCCGGGGTGCTGCCGGTGCTCAACGAGCAAGCGGTGGCCATGGCGGTGCAGTTCGGCCTGGCGATCCACGCCGAGATCCCCGAGGTCTCGGTGTTCGACCGCAAGAACTACTTCTACCCCGATCTGCCCAAGGGCTACCAGACCAGCCAGATGTATCACCCCATCGTCGGCCCCGGCGAGGTGGAGGTCACCCTGGATGACGGCAGCAGCAAGCGTGTCCGGGTGCACCACGCCCACCTCGAGGAGGACGCCGGCAAGTCGCTCCACGAATCCTTTTCTGACGGCATGGGCCACGCCATGACCGGCATCGACCTCAACCGTGCCGGCACCCCGCTGCTGGAGATCGTCTCCGAGCCGGACATGCGCTCGGCGAAGGAGGCGGCCGCCTACCTCAAGGCGATCCACTCCATCGTCACCTATCTCGGCATCAGCGACGGCAACATGGCAGAGGGCTCGATGCGCTGCGACGTCAACGTCTCGGTGCGCCCCGTGGGCCAGGCCGAGTTCGGTACCCGCGCCGAGATCAAGAACGTCAACTCCTTCCGCTTCGTGGAGCGCGCCATCGAGTTCGAGGTGGAGCGCCAGATCGAGCTGATCGAGGATGGCGGCAAGGTGGTCCAGGAGACACGCCTCTATGACCCCGAGCGCGACGAGACCCGCAGCATGCGCACCAAGGAGGAGGCCAACGACTACCGCTACTTCCCCTGCCCCGACCTGCTGCCGGTGGTGCTTGATGCCGCCTATGTGGACCACCTGCGCGAGACCCTGCCGGAGCTGCCTGACGAGAAGCGCGCCCGTTTCCAGAGCGCGCTGGGGCTCTCCGCCTATGACGCCGGAGTGCTTGCGGCGAGTCGCGAGATGGCCGAGTACTTCGAGGCGGTCAAGGAGGCCTGCGGCGATGCCAAGCAGGCCGCCAACTGGGTGCAGGGCGAGCTCGCAGGCGCCCTCAATCGCGAGGGCCTGGCGATCCAGGACAGCCCCGTCTCCGCCCCCCAGCTCGGCGGGCTGATCGCACGGGTGATGGACGACACCATCAGCGGCAAGGCCGCCAAGCAGGTGTTCCAGGCACTCTGGAACGGCCAGGGCGCCAACGCCGACGAGGTGATCGAGGCCAAGGGCCTCAAGCAGGTCACCGACAGCGGCGCCATCGAGGCGATGATCGACCGGGTGATCGCGGACAGCCCCGCCCAGGTGGCCCAGTACCGTGACGCCGAGCCCGACAAGCGCGGCAAGATGATCGGCTACTTCGTCGGCCAGGTGATGAAGGCCTCCCACGGCACCGCCAACCCGCAGCAGGTCAACAGTCTGCTCAAAGAGAAGCTCGACGCCCTGTGCTGA
- a CDS encoding cupin domain-containing protein has translation MADDVGARLRTLRTLRGISQRELAKRCGVTHSSLSLIEQGKVSPSVSSLKKILDAIPMSVGDFFTMDLESGRRVFYAAEDLADVGSGDVVFKLVGADRRDRALAFMIETYPPGADTGREMIAHQGEEAGVVLEGEIEITIGAESRMLKAGEAYYFETNVPHRFRNPGKEPCRLVSCATPARAF, from the coding sequence ATGGCCGATGACGTCGGCGCACGACTGCGCACCCTGCGCACCCTGCGCGGCATCTCCCAGCGCGAGCTCGCCAAGCGTTGCGGGGTGACACACTCCAGCCTGTCGCTGATCGAGCAGGGCAAGGTAAGCCCCTCGGTCAGCTCGCTGAAGAAGATCCTCGATGCCATTCCCATGAGCGTCGGGGACTTCTTCACCATGGACCTGGAGAGCGGCCGCCGGGTCTTCTACGCGGCCGAGGACCTCGCCGACGTCGGCTCGGGGGACGTGGTGTTCAAGCTGGTGGGCGCGGATCGCCGCGACCGGGCACTGGCCTTCATGATCGAGACCTACCCGCCCGGCGCCGACACCGGCCGCGAGATGATCGCCCACCAGGGCGAGGAGGCCGGCGTGGTGCTGGAGGGCGAGATCGAGATCACCATCGGCGCCGAGTCGCGCATGCTGAAGGCAGGAGAGGCCTACTACTTCGAGACCAACGTGCCCCACCGCTTCCGCAACCCGGGCAAGGAACCCTGCCGCCTGGTGAGCTGCGCCACGCCGGCCCGGGCGTTCTGA
- a CDS encoding aldehyde dehydrogenase, which produces MSRPEMPKTLADWQALAASLTSGAGLETRAYINDVFVDAASGEAFESINPATGEVLARVASCDAADADVAVSHARAAFDGGDWSRLAPGKRKRTLLRLADLMEANKAELALLDTLDMGKPIASALGDIGGAIACFRYQAECIDKRYGEVAPTGEETLALVLREPLGVVASIVPWNFPLMMTAWKVAPALAAGNSVILKPSEKSPLSALRLAALAKEAGLPRGVFQVLPGFGHTVGKALALSMEVDCLAFTGSTAVGKQLMQYAGESNLKRVYLECGGKSPNLVFADCKDLDRVARHAAEAIFHNQGEVCIAGSRLLVENSIREAFIDRVVAAAETMQPGDPLDPASFMGAMVDETQHRRVLEFIRRGQEEGARLRAGGRALEGPGLFIPPTVFDGVTAEMAIGREEIFGPVLSVFGFDTEEEAVRLANDSVYGLAAGLWSQDIDRIMRVTRRLQSGQVFVNNWAGGDQTMPFGGVKQSGNGRDKSHHSLEEYSTLKSVWMALAT; this is translated from the coding sequence ATGAGCCGTCCCGAGATGCCCAAGACCCTGGCGGACTGGCAGGCCCTGGCCGCTTCCCTGACGTCGGGAGCGGGGCTCGAGACCCGCGCCTACATCAACGACGTCTTCGTCGATGCCGCCAGCGGCGAGGCCTTCGAGAGCATCAACCCGGCCACCGGCGAAGTGCTGGCGAGGGTGGCGAGCTGCGACGCCGCCGACGCCGACGTGGCGGTGAGCCACGCCCGGGCCGCCTTCGACGGCGGTGACTGGTCGCGCCTGGCCCCGGGCAAGCGCAAGAGGACGTTGTTGCGCCTGGCCGACCTGATGGAGGCGAACAAGGCCGAGCTGGCCCTGCTCGACACCCTCGACATGGGCAAGCCGATCGCAAGCGCACTCGGTGACATCGGCGGTGCCATCGCCTGCTTCCGCTACCAGGCGGAGTGCATCGACAAGCGCTACGGCGAAGTGGCCCCCACCGGCGAGGAGACCCTGGCGCTGGTGCTGCGCGAGCCGCTCGGCGTGGTGGCCTCCATCGTGCCCTGGAACTTCCCGCTGATGATGACCGCCTGGAAGGTGGCCCCGGCGCTCGCCGCCGGCAACAGCGTGATACTGAAGCCCTCGGAGAAGTCGCCGCTCTCGGCGCTGCGCCTGGCGGCGCTGGCCAAGGAGGCGGGCCTGCCGCGGGGCGTCTTCCAGGTGCTGCCGGGCTTCGGCCACACCGTGGGCAAGGCGCTCGCCCTGTCCATGGAAGTGGACTGCCTGGCCTTCACCGGCTCCACCGCGGTGGGCAAGCAGCTGATGCAGTATGCCGGCGAGTCCAACCTCAAGCGCGTCTACCTGGAGTGCGGCGGCAAGAGCCCCAATCTCGTGTTTGCCGACTGCAAGGACCTGGACCGGGTGGCGCGCCACGCCGCCGAGGCGATCTTCCACAACCAGGGCGAGGTGTGCATCGCCGGTTCCCGGCTGCTGGTGGAGAACTCGATCCGCGAGGCCTTCATCGACAGGGTGGTGGCCGCGGCCGAGACCATGCAGCCCGGCGACCCCCTGGACCCGGCGAGCTTCATGGGGGCCATGGTGGACGAGACCCAGCACCGCCGGGTGCTGGAGTTCATTCGCCGCGGCCAGGAGGAGGGCGCCCGGCTACGCGCCGGTGGTCGAGCCCTGGAGGGGCCGGGACTCTTTATCCCGCCCACGGTGTTCGACGGCGTGACCGCCGAGATGGCCATCGGCCGCGAGGAGATCTTCGGCCCGGTGCTGTCGGTGTTTGGCTTCGACACGGAGGAGGAGGCGGTGCGCCTGGCCAACGACAGCGTCTACGGCCTGGCGGCGGGCCTGTGGAGCCAGGATATCGACCGCATCATGCGGGTGACCCGGCGGCTGCAGTCGGGCCAGGTATTCGTCAACAACTGGGCCGGCGGCGACCAGACCATGCCCTTCGGCGGGGTCAAGCAGTCGGGCAACGGCCGCGACAAGTCCCACCACAGCCTGGAGGAGTACTCCACGCTCAAGAGCGTGTGGATGGCGCTGGCTACTTGA
- the gatA gene encoding Asp-tRNA(Asn)/Glu-tRNA(Gln) amidotransferase subunit GatA, which produces MHDKTLTELAASLAAGEFTSRELTEHLLGRIERLDGTLNSFITVTPEQALAAADAADAARSRGEAGPLTGLPVAIKDLFCTDGVLTTAGSKMLANFIAPYDASVVERLKAAGTVSLGKANLDEFAMGSSNENSAFGAVKNPWDTSAVPGGSSGGSAAAVAAGLAPAAMGTDTGGSIRQPAAFCGITGLKPTYGRVSRWGIIAYASSLDQAGPMARTAEDCALLLNAIAGHDPRDSTCVARGVPDYREELDAPLAGLKIGLPREYFGDGLDPEVERAVREAVAVYESLGATVREVSLPHTHYAIPAYYVIAPAEASSNLSRYDGVRFGHRCENPSDLIDLYKRSRAEGFGEEVKRRILIGTHTLSEGFFDAYYKKAQQVRRLIRQDFLDAFEEVDVLMGPASPTPAFDLGAQKDPVSMYLQDIYTIAVNLAGIPGISVPAGFVGKRPVGLQILGTHFAEQRLLNVAHQFQQATDWHLRRPQLVEESA; this is translated from the coding sequence ATGCATGACAAGACACTGACCGAGCTCGCCGCCAGCCTGGCGGCCGGCGAGTTCACCAGCCGCGAGCTGACCGAACATCTGCTGGGGCGCATCGAGCGCCTCGATGGCACCCTCAACAGCTTTATTACCGTCACCCCGGAGCAGGCCCTGGCCGCGGCCGACGCCGCCGATGCCGCGCGCTCCCGCGGCGAGGCCGGGCCGCTGACCGGCCTGCCGGTGGCGATCAAGGACCTGTTCTGCACCGACGGCGTGCTGACCACCGCCGGCTCGAAGATGCTGGCCAATTTCATCGCTCCCTACGATGCCAGCGTGGTCGAGCGACTCAAGGCCGCCGGCACGGTGAGCCTGGGCAAGGCCAACCTGGACGAGTTCGCCATGGGCTCCTCCAACGAGAACAGCGCCTTCGGCGCGGTGAAGAACCCCTGGGACACCAGCGCCGTGCCCGGCGGCTCCTCCGGCGGCAGCGCCGCCGCGGTGGCCGCGGGGCTGGCTCCCGCGGCCATGGGCACCGATACCGGCGGCTCGATCCGCCAGCCGGCGGCCTTTTGCGGCATCACCGGCCTCAAGCCCACCTACGGCCGGGTCTCGCGCTGGGGCATCATCGCCTACGCCTCGAGCCTCGACCAGGCGGGCCCCATGGCGCGCACCGCCGAGGACTGTGCCCTGCTGCTGAACGCCATCGCCGGCCACGACCCCAGGGATTCCACCTGCGTGGCCCGCGGCGTGCCCGACTACCGCGAGGAACTCGACGCGCCACTGGCGGGCCTCAAGATCGGCCTGCCCCGGGAGTACTTCGGCGACGGCCTCGACCCGGAGGTGGAGCGTGCGGTGCGCGAGGCGGTGGCGGTCTACGAGTCGCTGGGCGCTACGGTGCGCGAGGTCAGCCTGCCGCACACCCACTACGCGATCCCGGCCTACTACGTCATCGCCCCGGCGGAGGCCTCGTCGAACCTCTCCCGCTACGACGGCGTGCGCTTCGGCCACCGCTGCGAGAACCCCAGCGACCTTATCGACCTCTACAAGCGCTCCCGCGCCGAGGGCTTCGGCGAGGAGGTCAAGCGGCGCATCCTGATCGGCACCCATACCCTCTCCGAGGGCTTCTTCGACGCCTACTACAAGAAGGCCCAACAGGTGCGCCGCCTGATCCGCCAGGACTTCCTAGATGCCTTTGAGGAGGTCGACGTGCTGATGGGCCCGGCCTCCCCCACCCCAGCCTTCGACCTGGGCGCCCAGAAGGATCCGGTCTCCATGTACCTGCAGGACATCTACACCATCGCGGTGAACCTGGCCGGCATCCCCGGGATCAGCGTGCCGGCGGGGTTCGTGGGCAAGCGTCCCGTGGGCCTGCAGATCCTCGGCACCCACTTCGCCGAACAGCGTCTGCTCAACGTCGCCCACCAGTTCCAGCAGGCCACCGACTGGCACCTGCGTCGTCCCCAGCTTGTCGAGGAGAGCGCCTGA